One genomic segment of Hordeum vulgare subsp. vulgare chromosome 2H, MorexV3_pseudomolecules_assembly, whole genome shotgun sequence includes these proteins:
- the LOC123425077 gene encoding cell division cycle protein 48 homolog, with protein MQAERRTFGGKPSTRSSPSPRSLIRSSEEAWSVDRSLAMEPPKKDYSTAILERKKAPNRLVVDDAEGGVAVDSSRVALSPATMDALHIFRNDVVVLRGKRRRETVCYAAKDESCPDGLARVNRVVRGNLRLRLGDLVTVSLCAGIKDAARVAICPYEDSVDGISGNLFDAYLKPYFKDARRPVRRGDRFVVRGNMHAVEFKVVDTDPDECVVVAPGTEVFCHDANPVKREDEERLDGPGYDDVGGIRKQLAQIRELVELPLRHPKLFKTLGVKPPKGILLYGPPGTGKTLLARAIAAESGANFVVINGPEIMSMMAGQSEDNLRKVFAQAEAHAPSIIFMDEIDAIAPNREKTRGEVERRVVSQLLTLMDGLCPRAQVMVIGATNRPNSIDPALRRFGRFDKEIDIGVPDEVGRLEILRIHSKDMPLSDDVDLERIGKDTHGFVGADLAALCSEAAFQCIRQKMDVLDLEADTIDVEVLNSMSVIMDDLVHAKEVTKPSALRETGLVEVPKVSWEDVGGLEDVKLELQETVQYPVEHPEMFEFFGMEPSRGVLLYGPPGCGKTLLAKAIARECKANFISVKGPELLTMWFGESESNVRDLFDKARQSAPCVLLFDELDSIAVKRGNSVGDASDRVLNQLLTEMDGINAKKTVFVIGATNRPDIIDPALLRPGRLDQLIYIPLPDEASRLQIFKSCLRRSPLSRRVNLPDLARSTAGFSGADITEICQRACKLAVRDLVQRSSLVGKAVAMAGAEITRKNFLGAMEHARRSVSDLDVLKYEYFARKFKQGGSFEEEAPPQVGPPQGHLELKAAEDVDASTDEVSLQICNLQI; from the exons ATGCAGGCTGAACGCAG AACCTTCGGCGGCAAGCCATCGACTCGATCCAGCCCATCCCCTCGATCCTTGATCAGATCGTCGGAAGAAGCTTGGTCGGTCGATCGCTCGCTCGCCATGGAGCCCCCCAAGAAGGACTACAGCACGGCGATCCTGGAGCGCAAGAAGGCGCCGAACCGGCTGGTGGTGGACGACGCCGAGGGCGGCGTGGCCGTCGACAGCTCGAGGGTGGCGCTCAGCCCCGCCACCATGGACGCGCTCCACATCTTCCGCAACGACGTGGTGGTGCTCCGCGGCAAGCGCCGCCGCGAGACCGTCTGCTACGCCGCCAAGGACGAGTCGTGCCCCGACGGCCTGGCGCGCGTCAACCGCGTCGTCCGCGGCAACCTCCGCCTGCGCCTCGGCGACCTCGTCACCGTCTCCCTCTGCGCCGGCATCAAGGACGCCGCCCGGGTCGCCATCTGCCCCTACGAGGACTCCGTCGACGGCATCAGCGGCAACCTCTTCGACGCCTACCTCAAGC CCTACTTCAAGGACGCGCGGCGGCCGGTGCGCAGGGGCGACCGCTTCGTGGTGCGCGGCAACATGCACGCCGTGGAGTTCAAGGTCGTGGACACGGACCCCGACGAGTGCGTCGTCGTGGCGCCCGGCACCGAGGTCTTCTGCCACGACGCCAACCCGGTCAAGCGGGAGGACGAGGAGAGGCTGGACGGCCCGGGCTACGACGACGTCGGCGGCATCCGCAAGCAGCTCGCGCAGATCCGGGAGCTGGTCGAGCTGCCGCTGCGCCACCCCAAGCTCTTCAAGACGCTCGGCGTGAAGCCGCCCAAGGGGATCCTGCTCTACGGCCCGCCCGGCACCGGCAAGACGCTGCTCGCGCGCGCCATCGCGGCCGAGTCGGGCGCCAACTTCGTCGTCATCAACGGGCCGGAGATCATGTCCATGATGGCCGGCCAGAGCGAGGACAACCTGCGCAAGGTGTTCGCACAGGCCGAGGCCCATGCGCcgtccatcatcttcatggacgAGATCGACGCCATCGCGCCCAACCGCGAGAAGACGCGCGGCGAGGTGGAGCGCCGCGTCGTGTCCCAGCTGCTCACGCTCATGGACGGCCTCTGCCCGCGCGCGCAGGTCATGGTCATCGGCGCCACCAACCGCCCCAACAGCATCGACCCGGCGCTCCGGCGCTTCGGCCGCTTCGACAAGGAGATCGACATCGGCGTGCCCGACGAGGTCGGCCGCCTCGAGATCCTCCGCATCCACTCCAAGGACATGCCCCTCTCGGACGACGTCGACCTCGAGCGCATTGGCAAGGACACGCACGGCTTCGTCGGCGCCGACCTCGCCGCGCTCTGCTCCGAGGCGGCCTTCCAGTGCATCCGCCAGAAGATGGACGTCCTCGACCTGGAGGCGGACACCATCGACGTGGAGGTGCTCAACTCCATGTCGGTGATCATGGACGACCTCGTGCACGCCAAGGAGGTAACCAAGCCATCGGCGCTGCGGGAGACGGGGCTGGTGGAGGTCCCCAAGGTGTCGTGGGAGGACGTGGGCGGCCTGGAGGACGTCAAGCTGGAGCTCCAGGAGACGGTGCAGTACCCGGTGGAGCACCCGGAGATGTTCGAGTTCTTCGGCATGGAGCCGTCGCGGGGCGTGCTCTTGTACGGCCCGCCGGGCTGCGGCAAGACGCTGCTGGCCAAGGCCATCGCCAGGGAGTGCAAGGCCAACTTCATCAGCGTCAAGGGCCCGGAGCTGCTGACCATGTGGTTCGGCGAGAGCGAGTCGAACGTCCGCGACCTGTTcgacaaggcgcgccagtcggcgCCGTGCGTCCTCTTGTTCGACGAGCTGGACTCGATCGCCGTCAAGCGCGGCAACAGCGTGGGCGACGCGTCGGACCGGGTGCTCAACCAGCTGCTCACGGAGATGGACGGGATCAACGCCAAGAAGACGGTGTTCGTGATCGGGGCAACCAACAGGCCGGACATCATCGACCCGGCGCTGCTCCGGCCGGGGCGGCTCGACCAGCTCATCTACATCCCGCTGCCCGACGAGGCGTCGCGGCTGCAGATCTTCAAGTCGTGCCTGCGCCGGTCCCCGCTGTCCCGCCGCGTCAACCTCCCTGACCTGGCCCGCTCCACGGCCGGGTTCAGCGGCGCCGACATCACGGAGATATGCCAGCGCGCGTGCAAGCTCGCGGTGCGCGACCTCGTCCAGAGGAGCTCGCTCGTTGGCAAGGCCGTGGCCATGGCCGGCGCCGAGATCACCCGGAAGAACTTCCTGGGGGCCATGGAGCACGCGAGGCGGAGCGTCAGCGACCTGGACGTGCTCAAGTACGAGTACTTTGCTCGCAAGTTCAAGCAGGGCGGGAGCTTcgaggaggaggcgccgccgcaggTTGGCCCGCCGCAGGGGCATTTGGAGCTCAAGGCCGCGGAGGACGTCGACGCTTCCACGGACGAGGTCTCTTTGCAGATTTGTAATTTGCAGATTTAG